In Trifolium pratense cultivar HEN17-A07 linkage group LG7, ARS_RC_1.1, whole genome shotgun sequence, a genomic segment contains:
- the LOC123893675 gene encoding class V chitinase-like: MDYYIKHSFLLISTLMILRLQFSSAIKGGYWYSDSGLAASDINPSYFTHLFSAFADLDTTTYQVTISPANAARFSTFTQTVQAKSSSVKTLLSIGGGGGSTLAQKFANMASQASRRKSFIDSSIRLARNNNFHGLDLDWEYPSSDTDKTNFGSLIKEWRAAVAAESRSSGKPALLLSAAVGGSDQITPLKYYPGPDIANNLDWINVMTYDLFTSDGYPTVTQAPAPLKNPTGQFSADEGITKWIGLGVPKSKIALGLPFYGFKWALSDPNNHRIFSKATQGLGAVKYKDIKNAGAQIVYNSTYTTTYAFKGTDWYGYDDTQSTANKVSYAKQNGLFGYFAWHIEQDSNWALSDAASRSWGA, translated from the exons ATGGATTACTACATAAAGCATTCATTCCTCTTGATTTCCACTCTCATGATTCTCAGACTCCAATTCTCTTCTGCCATTAAAGGTGGCTATTGGTATTCTGATAGTGGCCTTGCAGCTTCTGATATTAATCCCTCTTATTTCACTCACTTGTTCAGTGCATTTGCTGACCTTGATACTACTACCTATCAAGTCACCATTTCTCCTGCAAACGCAGCTAGATTCTCGACTTTCACTCAAACCGTCCAAGCAAAGAGTAGTTCAGTGAAAACCCTTTTATCAATTGGTGGTGGAGGTGGTTCTACTTTGGCACAAAAATTTGCCAATATGGCTAGTCAAGCCAGTCGCCGAAAATCATTCATAGATTCTTCAATCCGACTAGCCAGAAATAACAACTTTCATGGCCTTGATCTTGACTGGGAGTATCCATCCTCAGACACAGACAAGACCAACTTTGGTTCACTCATCAAGGAGTGGAGAGCTGCCGTGGCCGCAGAGTCTAGAAGTTCTGGCAAGCCAGCACTTCTGCTATCTGCTGCAGTCGGTGGCTCAGATCAGATCACTCCATTGAAGTACTACCCGGGTCCGGATATTGCAAACAACTTGGATTGGATCAATGTAATGACTTATGACCTTTTCACCTCAGATGGTTATCCAACCGTAACACAAGCACCCGCTCCTTTGAAAAATCCAACAGGCCAATTCAGTGCAGATGAAGGTATCACTAAATGGATTGGGTTAGGAGTGCCAAAAAGCAAGATAGCATTGGGTTTACCTTTCTATGGTTTCAAGTGGGCTTTGTCAGATCCTAATAACCATCGAATTTTCTCTAAAGCTACACAGGGACTTGGGGCAGTGAAGTATAAGGATATAAAAAACGCCGGGGCGCAGATTGTTTACAATTCCACATATACTACTACTTACGCCTTCAAAGGGACAGATTGGTATGGATATGATGACACTCAGAGTACAGCTAACAAGGTTTCTTATGCCAAGCAAAATGgattgtttggatattttgcTTGGCATATTGAACAAGATAGCAACTGGGCACTTTCTGATGCTG CTTCTCGATCATGGGGGGCCTAG